Proteins from one Pygocentrus nattereri isolate fPygNat1 chromosome 16, fPygNat1.pri, whole genome shotgun sequence genomic window:
- the trarg1b gene encoding trafficking regulator of GLUT4 (SLC2A4) 1b, with product MAINTDAGLETGILGESGAPQPGDFGDTQKLLGVTATESKEGLGTPGSRRGSVRSLNAEQNGRRSPFKSGSSGNITVRAPSPLSLIRVSSPALTPNAPEPQSFMWLAVLSCFCPAIPFNMLALYFAHASRSMIQTNDFEGAKRLGRRSMLFSIIAMLLGLGVILYLAITES from the exons ATGGCCATCAACACGGACGCCGGTTTGGAGACAGGCATCCTGGGCGAGAGCGGAGCGCCGCAGCCGGGCGATTTTGGAGACACTCAGAAACTTCTTGGCGTCACAGCCACGGAGTCCAAAGAGGGTCTCGGGACTCCTGGGTCTCGGAGGGGCAGCGTGAGGTCCCTAAACGCGGAGCAGAATGGACGGAGGTCACCGTTTAAATCCGGATCTTCGGGAAACATCACTGTCCGAGCTCCATCTCCGCTCAGTCTGATCCGCGTGTCGTCCCCAGCGCTGACCCCAAACGCGCCCGAACCGCAGAGCTTCATGTGGCTGGCAGTGCTGTCCTGCTTCTGTCCGGCCATCCCCTTCAACATGTTAGCGCTCTACTTTGCGCACGCG TCACGCTCCATGATCCAGACAAATGACTTTGAGGGAGCAAAAAGACTGGGACGGCGCTCAATGCTCTTCAGTATTATAGCCATGCTGTTGGGTCTGGGTGTGATTCTTTATCTGGCCATCACAG AGAGCTGA
- the c16h17orf97 gene encoding protein LIAT1 — MATWGRSKVSECEESPSARKGQHIPKEGKKKRRNKAEEKNKSTSEVKKRGHPSTPSNSDDSERPHTEERTNAEKSGDPNKAKGHAKEGGSRKSRKSKTTPPAVEDDPVPPQEDKTELSNQAQESLRWEGVLEDPAAEAERLEVYRANRRKRYMASRQTLLENIRVGLGPDPDVSKLGNRVQKAGATATIL; from the exons ATGGCGACCTGGGGCCGCAGTAAAGTGTCTGAGTGTGAGGAGAGCCCCTCCGCTCGGAAAGGTCAGCACATACCCAAAGAAGGtaaaaagaagaggagaaacaAAGCCGAAGAGAAAAACAAATCGACCTCCGAGGTCAAGAAAAGAGGACATCCCAGCACGCCTTCAAACTCTGACGATTCAG AGAGGCCCCACACAGAAGAGAGGACAAATGCAGAGAAGAGCGGTGACCCAAACAAAGCCAAAGGCCATGCCAAAGAGGGGGGCAGCAGGAAGAGCCGGAAAAGCAAAACAACTCCGCCTGCTGTGGAGGACGATCCAGTTCCACCTCAAGAGGACAAAACAGAACTGAGCAACCAGGCACAGGAGAGCCTGAGGTGGGAAGGGGTTCTAGAGGACCCCGCTGCTGAAGCAGAACGGTTGGAGGTTTATAGAGCTAACCGTCGCAAACGTTACATGGCATCCAGGCAGACGCTTCTAGAAAATATCCGGGTGGGGTTAGGTCCAGACCCAGATGTTTCTAAACTGGGCAACAGAGTGCAAAAGGCTGGTGCTACAGCAACGATCTTGTAG